One Pseudomonas rhizophila DNA window includes the following coding sequences:
- a CDS encoding tetratricopeptide repeat protein → MKKILICLLFGALAQSAWALDDADQQRLTGIQQSWAHIQYELPEGQRADAFEKLAAQASAFKQQRQSVAEAWIWSGIVKSSWAGAAGGIGALGKVKDAKADLEQALALDPKALQGSAYTSLGALYDRVPGWPLGFGDSDKAEQLLQQALQLNPNGIDSLYFWGDHLYRQKRYAEARVALQKALQAAPRPGRETADAGRRKEIEALLVDVNKKLG, encoded by the coding sequence ATGAAAAAAATTCTGATCTGTTTACTGTTCGGCGCCCTGGCTCAAAGCGCCTGGGCCTTGGATGACGCCGACCAGCAGCGTCTCACAGGCATCCAGCAAAGCTGGGCGCATATCCAATATGAGTTGCCTGAGGGGCAGCGTGCCGATGCCTTTGAAAAACTCGCCGCCCAGGCTTCGGCGTTCAAGCAGCAACGCCAGTCAGTGGCCGAGGCCTGGATCTGGTCGGGCATTGTCAAAAGCAGTTGGGCAGGGGCCGCAGGCGGGATCGGTGCGCTGGGCAAGGTCAAGGACGCCAAGGCTGATCTGGAACAGGCCCTGGCCCTGGATCCCAAAGCCTTGCAAGGCTCGGCCTACACCAGCCTCGGCGCACTCTATGATCGGGTTCCCGGCTGGCCCTTGGGGTTTGGCGACTCGGACAAGGCCGAGCAACTGCTCCAGCAGGCGCTGCAACTGAACCCAAACGGCATTGACAGTCTGTACTTCTGGGGCGATCACCTCTACCGTCAGAAACGCTACGCTGAAGCCCGGGTTGCCCTGCAAAAAGCCTTGCAGGCAGCGCCACGGCCCGGCCGGGAAACCGCTGACGCGGGGCGCCGCAAGGAAATCGAAGCGTTGCTGGTGGATGTGAACAAAAAACTTGGCTGA
- a CDS encoding AMP-binding protein: MLPEVERFKLTLREHAQRKGYAVALWGDNLRLDYATLYSEVVYRQQRLRDEHIKVVALALDNGVEAMLWDLAALFEGLACVILPGFFSPAQRLHCLEQSQAQRVIAEPGLAAELQAAGYHYSGEFWQKDYAGPSRLPAGTAKLTFTSGTTGTPKGVCLSADSLLRVARELEQASRPVNPRHHLALLPLAVLLENLGCYAALYAGAMLSLPGQKTLGIQGASGVDPARLLACLTERRAQSLILVPQLLLMLVTAAEQKAFYPHALRFAAVGGARVSHDLLQRAQRAGVPVFEGYGLSECASVVCLNRPQANRAGSVGQPLPHVQVRLAEDGEVMIKGSTLLGYLGEPPPPDDWWPSGDLGEFDADGFLYLRGRKKHQFVTSFGRNVNPEWVEAELTQGGTISQAFVYGEALPHNHALLWPTRADCSDQALELAVSKANEALPNYAQVHHWTRLAHPFTAANGLLTANGRPRREAIVEHYRGLFSESILSEEYPS, encoded by the coding sequence ACGCCGTGGCGCTGTGGGGCGATAACTTGCGGCTGGACTACGCCACGCTTTATTCCGAAGTGGTGTACCGCCAGCAACGCCTGCGCGATGAACACATAAAGGTTGTTGCCCTGGCCCTGGATAACGGTGTCGAAGCCATGCTTTGGGACCTGGCGGCTTTGTTCGAAGGTCTGGCCTGCGTCATCCTGCCGGGTTTTTTCAGTCCGGCTCAACGCTTGCACTGCCTGGAGCAGAGCCAGGCGCAGCGGGTGATTGCCGAGCCGGGACTGGCCGCCGAACTCCAGGCCGCCGGTTACCACTACAGCGGCGAGTTCTGGCAAAAAGATTACGCCGGACCGAGCCGCCTGCCGGCGGGCACCGCCAAGCTGACCTTTACCTCGGGCACCACCGGCACGCCAAAAGGTGTCTGCCTGAGTGCCGACAGTCTGCTGCGGGTCGCCCGTGAGCTGGAACAGGCCAGCCGGCCAGTCAACCCAAGGCATCACCTGGCGCTGCTACCCCTGGCGGTGCTACTGGAAAACCTCGGGTGCTACGCGGCGCTGTATGCCGGGGCGATGCTCAGCCTGCCTGGCCAGAAAACCCTTGGCATCCAGGGCGCCAGTGGCGTCGACCCGGCGCGCCTGTTGGCGTGCCTGACCGAGCGCCGGGCGCAGAGTCTGATCCTGGTTCCACAATTGCTGCTTATGCTGGTCACGGCCGCCGAGCAGAAAGCGTTCTACCCACACGCTTTGCGGTTCGCCGCCGTGGGCGGTGCGCGGGTATCCCATGATCTTCTGCAACGAGCCCAGCGTGCTGGCGTGCCGGTATTCGAAGGCTACGGGCTGTCGGAATGCGCTTCGGTGGTGTGCCTCAACCGCCCACAGGCCAACCGCGCCGGCAGTGTCGGTCAGCCGTTGCCCCATGTGCAGGTTCGTCTGGCCGAAGACGGCGAGGTCATGATCAAGGGCTCGACCTTGCTCGGATACCTGGGGGAGCCTCCGCCGCCCGACGACTGGTGGCCCAGCGGCGACTTGGGGGAGTTCGACGCCGACGGGTTCCTGTACCTGCGCGGGCGCAAGAAGCACCAATTCGTCACCAGCTTCGGTCGCAACGTTAACCCTGAATGGGTCGAAGCCGAACTTACCCAAGGCGGCACCATCAGTCAGGCCTTCGTCTATGGCGAAGCCTTGCCGCACAACCATGCATTGCTGTGGCCCACCCGCGCTGACTGCTCTGATCAAGCGCTGGAGCTGGCGGTGAGCAAGGCCAACGAGGCGTTGCCCAATTACGCGCAGGTCCATCACTGGACGCGACTGGCGCACCCCTTCACCGCAGCCAACGGCCTGCTCACCGCCAACGGCCGACCGCGCCGTGAAGCGATTGTCGAGCATTACCGCGGGTTGTTCAGCGAATCCATTCTGTCCGAGGAATATCCGTCATGA
- a CDS encoding ATP-binding protein, producing MTSIRRRTLTLILGLLFVGLLIITVFNLHDSNHEIAEVYDAQLAQNARLLQGVMRMPMASKEHAQLYQAFNSALASAVPKVDGHPYESKIAFQVWDSKGALLVHTSSAPTFTSPPIAPGFSDVIDQKDRMWRAFVLDDTQYGLKIWVGERDDVRSDLVDRIVRHTVVPNLIGSLILAAVIWLAIGWGLKPLVDMAAKLRARHPGSLEPLQLVPLPSELEPMQAALNRVLAQIQELMGRERRFIADAAHEMRTPLAVLRVHAQNLMEAGNEQSRRESLQHLIVGVDRTTRLVNQLLTMARLEPQAGVPAPAVIDLPATVRESLVQMTPWLLSKGLELVLDVSDDIDPVRIDPVSIDIALNNLVTNAANFSPPNGLITVRLARQGDHYELAVEDQGPGIDEAERDRLFERFYSRGNDQGAGLGLTIVRTIANRLGGQVRLENRPEGGLRATLQMGRL from the coding sequence ATGACTTCAATCCGGCGGCGCACCCTCACGCTGATCCTGGGGCTTTTGTTCGTTGGCCTGTTGATCATCACCGTATTCAATCTGCATGACAGCAACCACGAGATCGCTGAAGTCTACGATGCTCAATTGGCCCAGAACGCCCGGCTGTTGCAGGGTGTCATGCGCATGCCCATGGCCAGCAAGGAACATGCGCAGTTGTATCAGGCATTCAATTCGGCCTTGGCGTCGGCGGTTCCCAAAGTCGATGGACATCCCTATGAGAGCAAAATCGCCTTTCAGGTCTGGGATTCAAAAGGTGCGTTGCTGGTTCACACCTCCAGTGCACCGACATTCACCTCACCGCCGATTGCTCCTGGTTTCAGCGACGTGATAGACCAAAAGGACCGTATGTGGCGGGCGTTCGTACTGGATGATACACAGTACGGCCTGAAAATCTGGGTAGGGGAGCGTGATGATGTGCGGTCCGATCTGGTCGATCGTATTGTCCGTCACACGGTGGTGCCTAATCTGATCGGCAGCCTGATTCTTGCCGCCGTGATCTGGTTGGCCATCGGCTGGGGGCTCAAGCCTCTGGTCGACATGGCAGCCAAGTTGCGTGCGCGGCATCCGGGCTCACTGGAGCCTCTGCAATTGGTGCCGCTGCCCAGCGAACTGGAGCCCATGCAAGCGGCGCTCAATCGGGTGCTGGCGCAGATTCAGGAGTTGATGGGCCGTGAAAGGCGTTTTATTGCCGACGCAGCCCATGAGATGCGAACCCCCCTGGCGGTGCTCAGGGTTCATGCGCAGAACCTGATGGAGGCGGGGAATGAGCAGAGCCGGCGTGAGTCCCTGCAACACCTGATCGTCGGAGTGGATCGCACCACGCGCCTGGTCAATCAGTTGCTCACCATGGCACGCCTTGAACCGCAAGCCGGCGTGCCTGCACCCGCTGTGATCGATCTGCCCGCCACGGTGCGTGAAAGTCTGGTTCAGATGACTCCCTGGTTGCTCAGCAAGGGGCTGGAGCTGGTTCTGGACGTCAGTGATGACATCGACCCGGTGAGGATTGATCCGGTGTCCATCGATATTGCCTTGAACAACCTGGTGACCAATGCGGCCAACTTTTCTCCCCCCAACGGCTTGATCACGGTGCGACTGGCCCGACAGGGAGATCATTACGAGCTGGCGGTCGAGGATCAGGGGCCAGGCATAGACGAGGCCGAACGGGACCGGCTTTTTGAACGCTTCTACAGCCGCGGCAACGACCAGGGTGCTGGGTTGGGCTTGACGATCGTGCGGACCATCGCCAATCGGCTTGGCGGGCAGGTCCGGTTGGAGAATCGCCCCGAGGGAGGTCTGCGCGCCACGTTGCAGATGGGCCGTCTTTAA
- a CDS encoding response regulator, with amino-acid sequence MRLLLIEDDVALGEGIHQALSREGYTVDWLKDGSSALHALLSETFDLAVLDLGLPRMDGLQVLRRLRDSGSNLPVLILTARDATEDRIAGLDAGADDYLIKPFDLAELKARLRALLRRSAGRAQALIEHAGISLNPGTQQVSYQGNPVALTPKEYQLLHELLSPPGRVMTRDHLMQLLYGWNEEAESNTLEVHIHHLRKKFSTDLIRTIRGVGYLVEERR; translated from the coding sequence GTGCGCTTATTACTGATCGAGGATGACGTGGCCCTGGGCGAAGGCATCCATCAGGCCCTGAGCCGCGAAGGCTATACCGTAGACTGGTTGAAGGACGGGAGCAGCGCCTTGCACGCACTGCTCAGCGAAACCTTTGACCTGGCTGTGCTTGACCTGGGCCTGCCACGGATGGACGGCCTGCAGGTGTTGCGTCGCTTGCGTGACAGCGGTTCCAACCTGCCGGTGCTGATCCTCACCGCCCGGGACGCCACCGAAGATCGCATTGCCGGGCTCGATGCCGGGGCCGACGACTACTTGATCAAACCCTTCGATCTGGCGGAACTCAAGGCCCGGTTGCGGGCCTTGTTGCGCCGCAGCGCCGGTCGTGCCCAGGCGCTGATCGAGCATGCCGGCATCAGCCTCAATCCGGGGACCCAGCAGGTCAGCTATCAGGGCAACCCGGTGGCGTTGACGCCCAAGGAGTATCAGTTGCTCCATGAATTGCTGTCGCCGCCGGGCCGGGTCATGACGCGCGATCATCTGATGCAATTGCTTTACGGCTGGAACGAGGAGGCCGAGAGCAACACCCTGGAAGTGCATATTCACCACCTGCGCAAGAAATTTTCCACCGACCTGATCCGTACCATTCGTGGCGTCGGGTATCTGGTGGAGGAGCGCCGATGA
- a CDS encoding TenA family transcriptional regulator, protein MSFFDTLQEATHQERQTLFNLPIIRDALDGHVSLASYRAFLIQAYYHVRHTVPLMMACGARLPAHLEWLRKAVCEYIDEEYGHEQWVLDDIAVCGGDKDAVRDGQPSLPIELMVSYLYDLIARGNPVGLFGMVNVLEGTSIALATHAADAIREHLELPPTAFSYLSSHGSLDIEHMQTYRGLMNKLEDPADQAAVIHASKVVYTLYTEMFRGLPRDEGDQHAPV, encoded by the coding sequence ATGAGTTTTTTCGACACGTTGCAAGAAGCCACCCATCAGGAACGTCAGACGCTGTTTAATCTGCCGATTATCCGTGACGCCCTCGACGGCCACGTCAGCTTGGCCAGTTACCGGGCGTTTCTGATCCAGGCCTACTACCACGTGCGCCACACCGTACCGTTGATGATGGCTTGCGGTGCACGCCTGCCAGCGCACCTGGAATGGCTGCGCAAGGCCGTGTGCGAGTACATCGACGAGGAATACGGTCATGAGCAATGGGTGCTGGATGACATCGCCGTGTGTGGAGGCGACAAGGATGCGGTGCGTGATGGTCAGCCGTCGCTGCCTATCGAGTTGATGGTCAGTTACCTGTATGACTTGATCGCCCGGGGCAATCCGGTGGGGCTGTTCGGCATGGTCAATGTGCTCGAGGGCACCAGCATCGCTCTGGCGACCCACGCCGCCGACGCCATTCGTGAACACCTGGAACTGCCGCCCACCGCTTTCAGCTATCTCAGCTCCCACGGCTCGCTGGATATCGAGCACATGCAGACCTATCGCGGCCTGATGAACAAGCTGGAGGATCCGGCCGACCAGGCGGCGGTGATCCACGCCTCCAAAGTGGTGTACACGCTCTACACCGAGATGTTCCGGGGCCTGCCCCGTGACGAGGGGGACCAGCATGCGCCTGTGTGA
- a CDS encoding SDR family oxidoreductase has protein sequence MRLCDARIVLTGASGGIGLAIAQALCASGARVLAVARHREALEPLIERYPQQLYWVGADLTVPGDRRKVLAAAEALGGINLLINAAGVNHFAMLEQLEDSEIDAMLALNISAPICLSKLLLPLLKQAASAMVVNVGSTYGSIGYPGYASYCASKFALRGFSEALRRELADTRVGVLYVAPRATRTSMNSPAAQALNQALKANVDDPHAVASAVIHAITGDRRELYLGWPERFFVGLNSLLPNLVDRGLRKQLPLVRRLSHKPENEHLKP, from the coding sequence ATGCGCCTGTGTGACGCCCGGATCGTCTTGACCGGTGCCAGTGGCGGAATTGGCCTGGCCATCGCCCAGGCCCTATGCGCCAGTGGCGCTCGGGTGTTGGCCGTAGCCAGGCATCGCGAAGCGCTGGAACCCTTGATCGAACGCTACCCGCAGCAGTTGTACTGGGTTGGCGCAGACCTGACTGTGCCAGGTGATCGGCGCAAGGTGCTGGCCGCCGCCGAGGCCTTGGGCGGCATCAACCTGCTGATCAATGCCGCCGGTGTTAACCACTTTGCCATGCTCGAACAACTCGAGGACAGTGAGATCGACGCCATGCTGGCGTTGAACATCAGCGCGCCGATCTGTTTGAGCAAACTGTTGCTGCCACTGCTTAAACAGGCCGCCAGCGCCATGGTGGTCAATGTCGGCTCGACCTACGGCTCGATCGGCTACCCAGGCTACGCCAGTTACTGCGCCAGCAAGTTCGCCCTGCGCGGGTTCTCCGAAGCACTGCGCCGGGAGTTGGCGGACACCCGGGTCGGCGTGCTCTACGTGGCGCCCCGGGCTACGCGTACGTCGATGAACAGCCCGGCGGCCCAAGCCCTCAACCAGGCACTCAAGGCCAACGTCGATGATCCGCACGCGGTGGCCTCGGCGGTCATACATGCCATTACCGGCGACCGTCGCGAGCTGTATCTGGGCTGGCCCGAGCGTTTTTTCGTCGGCCTCAACAGCCTGCTGCCAAACCTGGTGGACCGTGGCCTGCGCAAGCAACTGCCACTGGTTCGCCGTCTGAGCCATAAACCTGAGAACGAGCACCTCAAACCATGA